A genomic window from Nitrospira sp. includes:
- a CDS encoding acetylornithine transaminase: MPTGELRLNADQYLMNTYTRQPISIVRGRGTKVYDLEGREYIDFVAGIAVNVLGHGHPDLVLAIQKQAQHLIHTSNLYYTEPQVRLAQMLVEHSFAQKVFFCNSGAEANEAAIKLARKYSYDKYGADRYEIVTMTSSFHGRTLATLTATGQDKVHKGFAPLMPGFSYVPFNDLPAVERAITPKTAAVMLEPIQAEGGVHVADRGYMQGLRELCRERDVLLIFDEVQTGIGRTGTLFGYEQFGMQPDIMTLAKGLGGGVPIGACLATDSVARAFGPGTHASTFGGNPLACAAALAVLRVLLEGKILDQGRRMGECLAKGLATLKERHRCVKEVRGLGLLQGMELEIDGKAVVADCLTRGLLINCVGDRVLRFVPSLIITEREIDRLLAALSQIFSQRTTSTH; this comes from the coding sequence ATGCCGACGGGCGAGTTGCGTCTCAATGCCGATCAGTACCTGATGAATACCTATACGCGCCAGCCGATTTCGATCGTGCGCGGGCGCGGGACGAAGGTCTATGACCTGGAGGGCCGGGAGTATATCGATTTCGTGGCCGGCATTGCGGTCAATGTGCTCGGGCATGGACATCCGGATCTCGTGTTGGCCATCCAAAAGCAGGCGCAGCACCTGATTCATACCTCGAACCTCTATTATACCGAGCCGCAAGTACGCCTGGCGCAGATGCTGGTGGAGCATTCGTTCGCGCAAAAGGTCTTTTTCTGCAACAGCGGCGCGGAAGCGAACGAAGCGGCCATCAAGCTGGCCCGCAAGTACTCCTACGACAAATACGGCGCTGATCGGTATGAGATCGTCACGATGACGAGTTCCTTTCACGGCCGCACGCTCGCCACGCTGACAGCCACAGGCCAGGACAAGGTCCACAAGGGATTTGCTCCGTTGATGCCGGGCTTTTCCTATGTGCCCTTCAATGATCTGCCGGCGGTCGAACGGGCCATCACACCCAAGACGGCTGCGGTCATGTTGGAACCGATTCAGGCTGAGGGCGGAGTCCATGTCGCCGATCGCGGCTATATGCAAGGCCTGCGGGAATTGTGTCGTGAACGGGACGTGCTGCTGATTTTCGACGAGGTGCAAACCGGCATCGGACGGACCGGGACCCTCTTCGGGTATGAACAGTTCGGGATGCAGCCCGACATCATGACGCTGGCCAAGGGGCTCGGCGGCGGCGTGCCGATCGGCGCCTGCCTGGCCACCGACAGTGTCGCTCGCGCCTTTGGCCCGGGAACGCATGCCTCGACATTCGGTGGCAACCCGCTGGCCTGTGCCGCGGCGCTGGCGGTGCTCCGCGTATTGTTGGAAGGGAAGATTCTCGATCAGGGGCGTCGGATGGGCGAGTGCCTGGCCAAGGGGCTGGCCACCTTGAAAGAGCGGCATCGCTGCGTCAAAGAGGTGCGGGGGCTCGGCTTGCTGCAAGGTATGGAGTTGGAGATTGACGGAAAAGCCGTCGTCGCCGACTGTCTGACGCGCGGGCTGCTGATCAACTGCGTCGGCGATCGGGTCTTGCGCTTCGTGCCCTCGCTCATCATCACAGAGCGCGAAATTGATCGTCTGCTGGCCGCGCTGTCACAGATTTTTAGTCAACGAACCACCTCAACCCATTAA
- the argF gene encoding ornithine carbamoyltransferase — MSRRPRRSTTRAGLGKDFLDLLSIPAEELKGLLRLAAQLKAKQRRGVPHPLLPGRMLGLLFQKPSTRTRVSFEAGMNQLGGQAMVLPMGDIQLSRGETVADTAHVLSRYLDAIVLRTFDHAIAEEWAREASIPIINGLTDLNHPCQALSDLLTIQERKRRLKGIKIAYVGDGNNVTNSLIEAAAKTGMTIAVGCPPGYQPDRRIVDLARVEAQQTGATIEIGADPCVAVKDADVVYTDVWISMGQEREQAKRLKILAPYQLNARLLKYAKPDALVMHCLPAHRGEEISAEVLDGPQSVVFDQAENRLHMQKAILVRLLGKKSQTRRQ; from the coding sequence ATGTCGCGGCGTCCTCGTCGGTCGACTACCCGGGCTGGTCTCGGGAAAGATTTTCTGGATTTGCTTTCGATCCCTGCGGAAGAGCTGAAGGGATTATTGCGGCTCGCTGCGCAGCTGAAAGCGAAGCAACGTCGCGGCGTCCCTCATCCCCTCTTGCCTGGGCGTATGTTGGGCCTGCTGTTCCAGAAGCCGTCGACCCGGACCCGTGTCTCGTTCGAGGCCGGAATGAATCAACTCGGCGGCCAAGCCATGGTGCTGCCGATGGGCGACATTCAGTTGTCCCGCGGGGAAACAGTGGCGGATACGGCGCATGTGTTGTCGCGCTACCTGGATGCCATCGTCCTGCGGACCTTCGACCACGCCATCGCCGAGGAGTGGGCACGGGAGGCCAGCATTCCGATCATCAACGGCCTCACCGATCTGAATCATCCCTGCCAGGCCTTGTCCGACTTGCTGACCATTCAGGAAAGAAAACGGCGCTTGAAGGGTATCAAGATCGCGTATGTCGGTGACGGCAACAATGTGACGAATTCGCTCATTGAGGCTGCGGCCAAGACCGGCATGACGATTGCCGTGGGCTGTCCGCCTGGGTATCAGCCGGATCGACGCATCGTGGATTTGGCTCGAGTCGAGGCGCAGCAGACCGGTGCCACAATCGAAATCGGCGCCGACCCCTGCGTCGCGGTGAAAGACGCCGATGTGGTCTACACCGATGTCTGGATCAGTATGGGGCAGGAGCGAGAGCAAGCCAAGCGGCTGAAGATCCTGGCACCGTACCAGCTCAATGCGCGATTGCTGAAGTACGCGAAGCCGGATGCCTTGGTGATGCATTGCCTGCCAGCGCATCGTGGTGAAGAAATCAGTGCTGAGGTGTTGGATGGGCCGCAGTCTGTCGTGTTCGATCAGGCGGAGAACCGATTGCACATGCAGAAAGCGATTCTGGTCAGGCTCCTCGGAAAGAAATCGCAGACACGTCGTCAGTAA
- a CDS encoding argininosuccinate synthase yields the protein MSRSSYKQVVLAYSGGLDTSVILKWLEEVYGCEVVAFCADLGQGEDLKAIKKKAQSLGVRKVYVEDLRDVFVKDHVFPMLRGNALYEGSYLLGTSIARPLIARRQIEIAAKEGAEAVCHGATGKGNDQVRFELTYMALHPQIKIIAPWREWSMRSRRELIEYAEKHGIPVTATKAKPYSMDMNLFHTSYEGGILEDPWQAPPEEIFVMSVSPERAPAKAREVEIDYVAGDPVAVDGKKMKPAALLAHLNTLGGEHGVGRVDLVENRYVGMKSRGVYETPGGTILHAAHRGLESLTMDREVLHLRDSLIPRYAELIYYGYWYAPEREMLQVALDEAQKDVTGTVRVKLYKGNCTVVGRKSPRSLYRLDMATFEEDDVYRQKDAEGFIRLNALRLAIRAQRQKRASR from the coding sequence ATGAGCCGGTCATCGTACAAACAAGTCGTCTTGGCCTATTCGGGCGGGCTGGACACCTCGGTCATTTTGAAGTGGCTGGAAGAGGTGTACGGCTGCGAGGTGGTGGCATTTTGCGCGGATCTCGGACAGGGCGAAGATCTCAAGGCCATCAAGAAAAAAGCGCAGTCCCTGGGCGTCAGGAAAGTCTACGTCGAAGACCTCCGCGATGTGTTTGTGAAGGACCACGTGTTCCCCATGTTGCGTGGCAACGCGCTGTATGAAGGCAGTTACTTGCTGGGGACTTCGATCGCCAGGCCCTTGATCGCACGTCGCCAAATCGAGATCGCCGCCAAGGAAGGGGCCGAGGCGGTGTGTCACGGCGCGACCGGGAAAGGCAACGACCAGGTACGGTTCGAATTGACCTACATGGCGCTGCACCCGCAGATCAAGATTATTGCGCCCTGGCGGGAGTGGTCCATGCGTTCGCGCCGGGAGTTGATCGAATATGCGGAGAAGCATGGCATTCCGGTGACGGCAACGAAAGCGAAGCCCTACAGCATGGACATGAACTTGTTTCACACGAGTTACGAGGGCGGCATTCTTGAAGATCCATGGCAAGCGCCGCCGGAAGAGATTTTCGTCATGTCGGTGTCGCCTGAGCGGGCCCCGGCCAAGGCGCGGGAAGTGGAGATCGACTATGTCGCCGGTGACCCGGTCGCAGTGGATGGAAAAAAGATGAAGCCGGCTGCCTTGCTGGCCCATCTCAATACTCTGGGTGGCGAGCACGGAGTTGGCCGGGTCGATCTGGTGGAAAACCGCTACGTGGGCATGAAGTCTCGCGGCGTGTATGAGACGCCGGGTGGTACGATTCTGCATGCGGCGCATCGCGGCCTGGAGTCTCTAACGATGGACCGGGAAGTGCTGCACTTGCGGGACAGCTTGATCCCACGCTATGCGGAACTCATTTACTACGGATATTGGTACGCGCCTGAACGTGAAATGCTGCAGGTGGCGCTGGATGAAGCCCAAAAGGATGTCACCGGGACTGTGCGGGTGAAGCTCTACAAGGGGAACTGCACGGTGGTCGGACGGAAGTCTCCGCGTTCCTTGTATCGCCTGGACATGGCGACCTTCGAAGAAGACGACGTGTATCGGCAAAAAGACGCGGAAGGGTTCATTCGTCTGAACGCGTTGCGATTGGCCATTCGCGCGCAGCGTCAGAAGAGGGCGAGCCGGTAA
- a CDS encoding DUF2628 domain-containing protein gives MKSCAQCRQENRDDARFCHQCGGAFTVEPRETVLEPEQPSGPLTDTELWKAFIGPNADRYLETFKKFSGPSGPQFALTWHWPAFVFEPFLWFLYRKMYGYALIYAIGPAMAFYITQDLSADIVWRIIAGASANYIYFWHAKEQLAKIKGQRAGADESKQQMLGELGGVQPYVVWVGVGLLVLKIGLVVTMLKDGPPDGPKGAPAKPHPTSLTQV, from the coding sequence ATGAAATCCTGCGCACAGTGCCGACAAGAAAACCGGGACGACGCCCGCTTTTGTCACCAATGCGGGGGAGCGTTCACCGTCGAACCCCGAGAGACCGTCCTTGAACCGGAGCAGCCTAGCGGCCCCCTGACGGACACGGAACTGTGGAAAGCCTTCATCGGCCCGAACGCCGATCGCTACCTCGAAACGTTCAAGAAGTTTTCGGGCCCCTCCGGTCCACAATTCGCGCTGACCTGGCACTGGCCGGCCTTCGTCTTCGAGCCGTTTCTCTGGTTCCTGTACCGGAAAATGTACGGCTACGCGCTCATCTATGCCATCGGACCCGCCATGGCGTTCTACATCACGCAAGATCTCTCGGCCGACATCGTCTGGCGGATCATTGCGGGAGCCAGCGCCAACTACATCTACTTCTGGCACGCGAAGGAACAACTCGCCAAGATCAAAGGGCAGCGGGCCGGAGCCGACGAGAGCAAACAACAGATGTTGGGAGAATTGGGTGGCGTACAGCCCTACGTCGTCTGGGTCGGAGTCGGGCTGCTGGTGCTGAAAATCGGCTTGGTCGTGACCATGCTGAAGGACGGTCCGCCTGACGGACCGAAGGGGGCACCCGCCAAACCACATCCGACCAGCCTGACCCAAGTGTAA
- a CDS encoding 2,3-bisphosphoglycerate-dependent phosphoglycerate mutase: MSRLVLIRHGESQWNLENRFTGWVDVPLSPKGIEEAKAAGKKLAEFKFDRAFSSVLARANETLRLVLEAIGQTAIPIEKDKALNERMYGELQGLNKAETAKKFGDEQVKIWRRSYDVRPPGGESLKDTAERVLPYYDSRIKPFVLKGETILIAAHGNSLRALVMQLEQLTREQVLELNIPTGAPLLYELDTSGKVLSHRYL; this comes from the coding sequence ATGAGCAGACTAGTTCTAATCCGTCACGGCGAATCACAGTGGAATCTGGAAAACCGCTTCACCGGGTGGGTCGATGTCCCACTCTCCCCCAAGGGCATCGAAGAGGCCAAAGCGGCCGGGAAGAAACTGGCGGAGTTCAAGTTCGACCGCGCATTCTCCTCCGTGCTGGCTCGTGCCAACGAAACGCTTCGGCTCGTACTCGAAGCCATCGGACAGACGGCTATCCCCATTGAAAAGGACAAGGCCCTGAACGAGCGGATGTACGGCGAGTTGCAGGGGCTGAACAAAGCCGAAACGGCCAAGAAGTTCGGCGATGAGCAGGTGAAGATCTGGCGACGGAGTTATGACGTGCGGCCGCCCGGCGGGGAAAGCCTGAAAGATACGGCCGAGCGTGTGCTCCCCTACTACGACAGCCGCATCAAGCCCTTCGTGCTCAAGGGAGAAACCATCCTCATCGCCGCCCACGGCAACAGCCTGCGCGCGCTGGTGATGCAACTCGAACAGCTGACGCGAGAGCAGGTCCTGGAGCTGAATATTCCGACA